Below is a genomic region from Xiphophorus hellerii strain 12219 chromosome 1, Xiphophorus_hellerii-4.1, whole genome shotgun sequence.
ACCTGTCATAGCCTTGTTCACCATATGAAGACTGCTGATAAGAGTATTCTCCAAGGCCTGTAGGGAACATGACTCAGCACATGCCAAATCCGCTCAACTGAAACCAAAGCTTCTAGCacccaaaaaaataattatcttgCTTATATAAACCGAAGCACGTAATGAATGTATACAGTcacaaattaaaagcaaaaaaaaatccttcaaggCGCAAAAGTGCCACAgtccaacaaattaataatttgtcatgtaattttatatgtttggtagtaaaaaaaaactgctttaaataaattaaatgaatgaagaTTGGCCTAGTTTATATCAGTCATTGTCCTGCCAACAGAGTTTGACAGGACTAATATGTCAAAAGAGTGTGTCTGACAGGACACACTTTTTTGACATATTAGCTCAATTTTTATATAATGATTTCCACATTTAATAActcaatcatttattttataaattattataattttatactTATGGATATAcagaaagtattttaaagtggattttatataattaaaacaTCATTAGTTGGTTATAACATAATTTATAACCAACTAAcaagaaatttatttatttatggcaCTTTTGGCCTTTGATATTTTCTAaggtttcttgttttaaacaggaacccacaaaaaaaaacaatgcatggAGTTTGTACTCCATTTACAACTCCAATGTACAGCAATGCTTGAATGCTGAAATTTCGGCACACCGAAGGGGTCAGTATGGACACAGACATGCTGATTTACAAAAACGCAAAAGTTGATTTGTAAATTTGACTCAGGTCTGTGAAACTGTACTGGAAGGGAATGGCATGAATTGTAGTAGGGGGGGTATGTGTTTCAGAGCTGTATATGAAGTTAATGAACGGGATTTTTTACCATCAGCGTAATACTGCTGGTTTATGGGCTCGGTGGAGCTCTGAGTGTGTCCATACTGCTCTCCGTAGCGTTCATCTTGTCCCATGTAGTGTTGTACAGATTCTGTAAAACAGGCGACACGACCCTTAATTACAATTTTTCGGGCCAAAAAGCCACCAAATCAAACCCTAAAATAGTGTTGGTAAaatcatattattctttttgtaCTTATGTATGCATTTTTAGTATAGTtgtagaattatttttataagatagtaaaataaataaaattttacatttaagttcTGCCATTTGTTTGATATTCACCTCAGGCTGTACTTTCTCTGAGGCAACTCACTAATAGCCTCATCCAAAGTGATACTGTAAACAAcagttaaaatcattttctaCAATAACTGTAGTTCTTGAGGAGAAtacaataattacaaaaaggCTGCTATGAGGAaaaattttattataatatGGTGATGGTGTGCAGAAACTCCAGATTCCGACACTTATTAGAAAAccatcaaaacaaagaaagaatgtAGCAAAAAAGATATGCATGCAGAGCAAAATGTCCTTATTAAACGACCTGTCAGACCAAGCCATACCACAAAAATATATTCCAATCTGAACTACCAGCAACAATTGTAGAACATTGGTTTTATTAGAGGTCTAGCAATGTCCCAGTACCAGACAGGGAAAGGCTCAGTGCTGCAAAGCTTAATTAAAACCACAATGCAAAGATAATACCATGCCAGGGTTTATGAGGATGACCTATGTTTCCTTGGAATTTTCAGTCCATGCCTTTTACTACTGCTAATCCACAAACTTCAAAAGAAATTATAGGATGAAGCAGGGCTAGAATTAGAAACATGCTGACACAGAAAAGTGAGGGATAGGAACCCAATGTGAGACAAGTGAGACACCTctatttcaaaatatgaaaactggGATCTAAAAAATTTTCTTAATCTCTTCCTTTGCTTCTATACTGCTTCCCAAAAAAAAGTCCTGTTAATAGATTTTACTCAATTTTGAGGAAATTCCTTTCATTTCTTAgatgatttttaacatttgtaatCTCATGCAGTGATTACGATCCAAAATTGGAGCAGCTGAATGCTTGCTGGGCATTACACTCTGACGGTACTTCTCACACAAACAAATTTATAGTaaattgcaaaagcattcatacaaCTTCAGTCATGCTGCAGCTAAAaacctgtttgtgtttaatGAGGATTATTTTGTAGAGGACCAAACACATTGACATTTGTGGCtgtataaatacaaaatgtgaaagaggtCAGGTGTTGTGAATTCTTCTGCAAAGcactgtaacaaaaaaaaaaatcacaaattacaATGGTAATGTCCACCCTATTACCTTGCTGAGAGGAGCGGTAGGATCCTATGGGCCTCTGGGGCATCATGCTATTCCCTTGGCTGGCTTGTCCCATCATGCCCATCGCCTGCTGTCCCTGATACTGTCCTGCTGAGTGGGCTGAGGAGTGGTGTGGAGGAGCAGATTGTTGGTGCATCATGGAGACTGGGAAGAAGGTGAAGCAGCAATCTCGAACATTAAAAGTTGGTTCACAATTTTCTATTCATAAGGCAATTTAACGATCGTACACTGGTAGAAATGCAAGGTTAAACTAATTTAAAGGAACTTTAACTGCATGCCAGACACAGGAAAAGGGCAAAAGGCAGGATCTCTTTGAAGAGATTCCTTTGTGCAGGggtataaatgaaaataaagccaGGGAATTAGCATGTAAACTGAAATCCAGTAAAAATACACACACCTTCAGAGAAAGATAGGCTTTATCTTAGCCCAGGTGGTCAGAGATCTGAAAGGCATAAGCCTTTCAGATAAGAAATCAGGAGGCAGAACACATCTGTGATGAACTGAATGTGAAGGGAGCATAGGTTCTCACAGCAGTAGTAAGTAAGTATGTCGACCAAGAGAAAGGCATTTGCCATatggtaaaaagagaaaaaaaacattccaaaggaaataaatgcattttatattaaaaacaacaacgtagaaataatgttttcaggggcaaaatactgtatatgtttcttttaagaaacatattttaaattatggaTCAGCGACTGAGCTTCATTATTCCTGGCTCACCTTGACTCGACTGCATGTTGAGGTTGCTGCGaggggaggaggaagatgagggcgtggaggagaaagaagaagaggaaccATAACCTGCCTTTGGGCCCTGGACCAGGCTACCCTGAGAGGAGGGCGTAGCATGGCTGTAGCCAGATGCCGAGCTACTGTAGATACTGGTGGATGGAGTAGCCAACTGCATGTGACCTGATTGCATGGGGGCATGGCTCGGGCCTAATGACACACAATAAGAGGAGGCCAGTGCACATTCTCATGTGATATCATGGCATGGTAATCAGCCTACCACATTCAGTTCATCCTAAAGGAAAGCTCAGGCTGGGTGTAAAATAGTATGAATGATTGATTATGAGACTAAGATTAAGagactgaaaagaaaagctgaaatcactataactgcaaaaaaaagcaaagcaatcGGGTAATTAAAATAGGCATTGATGCAGACATTAAGTGGCTACATGCAGCACAGTCAGCATTAGATAAGCACACAACAGGTaaagaaatgaaacacaaaacagtatgTGTGTTTGCAACATCTGTGGCTGAACATGCCAATATAAAATCCACACTTGTCACCAACCATTGCTCATTTGACTCTGGATCATGGATGTGGCGGTCACTCCTGTTCCAGTGCTGTCATTGAGGTTGCTTGGAGCATGTCCCCCACTGTGGCTCATTCTTCCTTGATCCATGGACATGTTGGAACTAGGAGgctaaaatgaacagaattacAACATCACTTCATTCCACTGGctgttattttttgtcatgCCTGTTTTGACTCATGGATTGGTGCACTAACTGATCAGCTCTGTTGCATGCTCCTAGAAACCACATGACAGGCAGACTTACAGCTGGTAGAAGTGACTGCATGTTCTGATTAGAATCAGCTATTGTGGCCAAGTAAACAAGATTCCTGTGCAGAATCTGCTGATACCTGGAAAGGTGGAaatttttgcagaaatttacATGACCTTTGTAGGACTTTGGACtatttacaacaacaacaacaaaagtcaCTCACTGTGTACACTCAGCTGTCTTGCCTTTACTTTGGTAGTCCATAATGCATTGTATTAGATGATGATTTTCATCCAACATCTGTGGGAAAGACAAAGCAACCTCAATCTATATCTGGCATTTAAAGTGCTTGGAAAATTGAACGCTAAACTGCTTTCCATCTCTCTTGGACAAAGCCATTGAAGGAGCTACTCCTGCCATTACCCACTGTATTGTAGCTTCTGACGGCTCAGTGCTTCTCTGCGCTAATCTAACCTAGACAGAGCTAAAGATGATcgataaatatatatatatttgtgtgtgggtgtgtgtgtgtgtgacactaCAGGTTGTTACAGGAAGGATGAACAGCAACAGAAATTATGCTTACTGATGTTGATGTATCTTTAATAACTTGCCAACTTTTCACTGAACTTAATCATTAATAGCAGCGTCAACTAGGGAATTTCTATCAAACCCTAGAAATtcgttccttttttttctttttctttctatggCTGAAGCTGAATATTTGCACTGGTCAGACAGCTTGAGTGAGAAAGATTGCATCAAAGAAGCAAGTATCCAGTCAGAGCAGAGCGCTTATACCCGACCCTCACCGTGATGGCTTTGTTTGGTTCGCACCTTCACTACTAGTTGCCCTTTCTTTGATATTCACCTCAGGCTATATACTTTCCCTGAGGTCAACCACTCACACCCTCGTCCACAGCGACATTTAGCTGTAAATGACGCGACGCTCcgagtttttcttatttttggttttgatttgtttttattttatatatatatatatttatttttttaccttttggaTGGTTTGCTGTGTCACCTCCCCTTTACTCCTGGGACGCGTCGATGAAAACGCCACAGACATGTTGACATATGGGACATAAAAGCGCtccttttattctaatatttatTATCTAGAGCGCAGCCTTCTATTTGGTTACATAGTTTCTGTACAacgagggaaaaaaaggaggggGTGGGAGTgcaaaactatgattgttgtgaTGATAGGAGAAACAATGGAGAGCTCATCGTGTATCTGGACGGAAACAAACACCTGGTTTTGCGCAAAGCGTCATTTATGGtctgaatttaaataatatcatcATGAAGAAAGTGTTTATGTGCGGAGGGACATCCCTCTGTCTCCTCCGTTGGTACAGCCCAGGCTCTGGATAGGCTGCCGCTAGATGGGGTATCCTTGAATATATGAGGCAAATAAAGCAGTAGAGGGCTACGTGCGCTGTTCAGGGCACAGACTAGCAGAGAAGCAATTACTGAAGTTGTTTTCAGCGCCTTAATTGGTTTGTGTGAAATGAGTTCTAATAATGTAATTTGTttcaaatgacattttcttttaaaacagaaaatctatGTTGTCAAAGGCGATTTGACGGAAACCTCAAAAGTGCGTCGCAACAAATTCAAAAACCAGGTTTAAATAACTCAATTCAAAAAGTCATTCAATTTCTATATAGCTACATAGACAACCCgtgatatatttcaatatataggttttttttttttttagatcgaTAACTTTTTACATATAATGGAAAGCCAGAGCCCAGTTTCTCAGGGAACGTAAAAGAATGTCACCTCAGACTGTATACTTTATTGGGACTCATTTTTCATGAATTATTGCATTGGTGTGTGGCACCAGAAGTTATGTGGTTTTGGTCTATTGCCACACCTTCCTCTTGATAAGACCCCACAAACTTTTTTGGGGGTTCAGGTTAAGCAAATTTGTTGATCAAGCACAGTGATAAACATGGTAATTAAATCAGCTAATTGTTTTGTGGGAATGCTCCAAATACagctgaaaaattacaaattactcAAAACTGACCTCAAGCAACATTGCCTCTGTGGTACTTTACTCTTCCTTCACAGTCTGGCATCttgatttttctaaaagaaCTGAACATTTACCTGAAAACAAGGTCTCTGGAGACTGAACATTTCAGTTTTCCCACCTCTGACATGGTAGTACAGGAATAGATTGACTAAATGAATCCAACAGTTGTATCCCATAAGTCTGTTTGTGCTCAAGTCTGTGCCTCAGGCACAAACTCCATAGTATGCAAATTCTCTGGACTAAGCAGCACTGCTCCACAAGCCTTCAGTTTGTGGTCAATTCTGTTGCTAATGTGTTTTCTCCCACAATATGCTTTTCACTTCAACTCTTTAATATAGTAGGGAATCAGCTACTGCTGGAAATCAGTCACACTTGCCCCATGATTTTGTAAGccatgtttgtaaaaactcCTCACCAGGTCTTGTCGAATAGTTGATTCACTGAAATTAAGCTGTTCCAGGCATATCCCACCCAAAGGAAGATTTAGCAGCTGCTGGAAGAACAAAATTTCTTAATCTGTCCTGGGAACACCTTTGGCTTTCCCAAGAGGAACTGAACCAAGTGACTGTTGAGAGGAAAGTCTGGGTCTCTGCCCTCACCATCCAGCAGAAGCCAATTGGAGGACATTAACGCTTCAGGGAATTTCTCATTTCAAATTCCAAGATGCATGCAGGCCTAAGTGCAAACATGGGCAAATTAAAATTGAGGAGAGAAAGAATCCGTTTCAGAAAGGCGAGATTTTGAATACAGATTTAACTTCATGtttatatttacagtatttgaCAATTATACGAGTGCtcaaattaagacaaaaatcaGTTAAACACTTCAAATGTTGAGTGCCTCAATCAGAACAAAATTACATTaaccatataaataaaatgtcttctagtacatagtcaaaaaaacaaaaacctaaagaaaaaaaaaattgtttggcATTGAAGTTCAACAATgaagaaatggacaaaaaaaaaaaaaaaatccagattaagTTTTCTGTGGTCTTCACACACGTCCTCTCTGGATCCTGTCTAAAGATAGAATCTGAGCAGCTCCTCGTCCTCTGCGTCCAATAAATCTACCTCTTAAGCCTTGACCTTATGAACCGGCCAGTGACTCCAAAAGTCTCCAAATTGCGCTTCCGTTCCTCAGCCCATGTTAATCTgaaacttaagaaaataaataaaaatacaaatagtgAAAACCCCAAGTTTAGacttaaaaagggaaaaaagttggattttaAGAGAAGGGATTACCTAAGCCCATTATCAGAGGAGACATTGTCAAAAAAAGACTTTGCTTTGTCATAGTAACATTTCGGGCTAAAATCCTCATACTCCTGCAATGTGTGCATCCTCGCTTTTGCCTTCTTAATGTCTTcatctgcattaaaaaaaaaaagtaataatttactATTTTAGACAAACCCCTCAGGAGGACTTGTACAAAATAATCTGGTTTTGACATCAGTTTTTGATCAGAAAGaaatttacttttgaaatattatttgaCAGCACTTCAATTCATGTCCCCTAGTTGTATGTAGCAACACCACAAGAGAACTGTTGCAGGAGTCCAGATACGCATGAATCTATTGTGAGTGTGCCTTAGTAGCTACTGTAACAGCCAAGTAatttcagatgaaaacaaaccttttaGTTTCCTTTTTTCCTGCAACTCCCTCTCAAGCTCCTCTTTGATAAACTGTGCATTGGACGAAGCAAAGTCAAAGTCTGTATCAAATTTGAGAATAGGCGATGGAATGTTAGCCACCATTAGCCGTCCTCTACCACTGCTCTGATGTCGAGGTGCtaaggagattttaaaaaaaacaaaaaacagttagAGTTCCTAATAATAAGAATTTTACTTTCAGATCTTGATTTTCCTACCTTGCCTTCTTCTGGCCGGTGGACGGTCAGTGTTCTGCTGCTGTGCTTCTGGTCGATTAGAAATCACACCAGAGCCTGAATTCCctttaacacaaaaaataaaaaaaatgtacccGCACATCTCCATTTGTCTAAACTGCacaaatagtttaaataaactattttagttGCATTATATTAGTTATAATGTAGAGATTCAGACTAATGGTTTTCATTTAGCTCAAGTATTACTAGTAGTAGGGTCCTTTTGGGGCTGGGAGTTCACTCTCCTGGTCCTTGGGGGCCTCCTCCTATTCCACTGCCCTTCCTGGGAAGTAGTCAAACCTCTTCTCTGTCTTTCTACTTGGATGGTTTGAACAGCCTTCTCTACCATGGGGCCCCGTCTGAAATGCAGGTCTGAAAGGAGAGGCCCTGAATTGAAGGAGTcaaaaaacactattttaaaCACCTCCAGGGTGGCTTTTATGGTTAGTTTACTTCATATAAATTTGTGTGAGAATACTTGCCCAGTCCAAGAGCAGCAGCATACTGCTGGCTAAGAAGGGAGCTGGCAGCAAGGTGATTATAAGCAGGCGTTCTTACAGGGCTAAACAGTCCAAGACTTGAATATATGCCTGAGCTTGAACTGGAtgactgaaaaatacataaaaataaatattcacacaaTCATGACAGGAGCTTGAGTGATGCACTTCTTTTCTACTTTACTTGTATGATTGCTGGATCTGGGGGTAGGCCATGATAAGACCTCGGAGATTCACACAGTGTGATATCCTTGATGTCACTTCCACGGAAAGTTATGTACTCGTAGACATCGTCTTTGGGGGATGTTGGTCTTTCAGTAGGACGCCCCTCAGTTCCAAAACACTTTACTGTGCATAAAGGAAATGTTATTTTCCCAATCTAAACAAATCCTCTAAGTAATATTAAAGATATCTCTTGTCACAGAATCAATTAGACTCACCTTTTGCCA
It encodes:
- the LOC116722200 gene encoding calcium-responsive transactivator isoform X2 translates to MSVAFSSTRPRSKGEVTQQTIQKMLDENHHLIQCIMDYQSKGKTAECTQYQQILHRNLVYLATIADSNQNMQSLLPAPPSSNMSMDQGRMSHSGGHAPSNLNDSTGTGVTATSMIQSQMSNGPSHAPMQSGHMQLATPSTSIYSSSASGYSHATPSSQGSLVQGPKAGYGSSSSFSSTPSSSSSPRSNLNMQSSQVSMMHQQSAPPHHSSAHSAGQYQGQQAMGMMGQASQGNSMMPQRPIGSYRSSQQGLGEYSYQQSSYGEQGYDRSLDESSQHYYEGGNSQYNQQQTLYQQSSGQQQPYSQQQYSSQQGYSGQPQGYGPSQGGSSQFSQYQQSQSQQYGSYRASQGGSGAQTQRPYSYEQGQYGNY
- the lsm14b gene encoding protein LSM14 homolog B isoform X2, giving the protein MASSKPYIGCRIGLLSKAQNRYEGILYTIDKNNSTVVLAKVKCFGTEGRPTERPTSPKDDVYEYITFRGSDIKDITLCESPRSYHGLPPDPAIIQSSSSSSGIYSSLGLFSPVRTPAYNHLAASSLLSQQYAAALGLDLHFRRGPMVEKAVQTIQVERQRRGLTTSQEGQWNRRRPPRTRRVNSQPQKDPTTRNSGSGVISNRPEAQQQNTDRPPARRRQAPRHQSSGRGRLMVANIPSPILKFDTDFDFASSNAQFIKEELERELQEKRKLKDEDIKKAKARMHTLQEYEDFSPKCYYDKAKSFFDNVSSDNGLSFRLTWAEERKRNLETFGVTGRFIRSRLKR
- the LOC116722200 gene encoding calcium-responsive transactivator isoform X1, yielding MSVAFSSTRPRSKGEVTQQTIQKMLDENHHLIQCIMDYQSKGKTAECTQYQQILHRNLVYLATIADSNQNMQSLLPAPPSSNMSMDQGRMSHSGGHAPSNLNDSTGTGVTATSMIQSQMSNGPSHAPMQSGHMQLATPSTSIYSSSASGYSHATPSSQGSLVQGPKAGYGSSSSFSSTPSSSSSPRSNLNMQSSQVSMMHQQSAPPHHSSAHSAGQYQGQQAMGMMGQASQGNSMMPQRPIGSYRSSQQESVQHYMGQDERYGEQYGHTQSSTEPINQQYYADGLGEYSYQQSSYGEQGYDRSLDESSQHYYEGGNSQYNQQQTLYQQSSGQQQPYSQQQYSSQQGYSGQPQGYGPSQGGSSQFSQYQQSQSQQYGSYRASQGGSGAQTQRPYSYEQGQYGNY
- the lsm14b gene encoding protein LSM14 homolog B isoform X1; protein product: MASSKPYIGCRIGLLSKAQNRYEGILYTIDKNNSTVVLAKVKCFGTEGRPTERPTSPKDDVYEYITFRGSDIKDITLCESPRSYHGLPPDPAIIQSSSSSSGIYSSLGLFSPVRTPAYNHLAASSLLSQQYAAALGLGPLLSDLHFRRGPMVEKAVQTIQVERQRRGLTTSQEGQWNRRRPPRTRRVNSQPQKDPTTRNSGSGVISNRPEAQQQNTDRPPARRRQAPRHQSSGRGRLMVANIPSPILKFDTDFDFASSNAQFIKEELERELQEKRKLKDEDIKKAKARMHTLQEYEDFSPKCYYDKAKSFFDNVSSDNGLSFRLTWAEERKRNLETFGVTGRFIRSRLKR
- the LOC116722200 gene encoding calcium-responsive transactivator isoform X3; this encodes MSVAFSSTRPRSKGEVTQQTIQKMLDENHHLIQCIMDYQSKGKTAECTQYQQILHRNLVYLATIADSNQNMQSLLPAPPSSNMSMDQGRMSHSGGHAPSNLNDSTGTGVTATSMIQSQMSNVSMMHQQSAPPHHSSAHSAGQYQGQQAMGMMGQASQGNSMMPQRPIGSYRSSQQESVQHYMGQDERYGEQYGHTQSSTEPINQQYYADGLGEYSYQQSSYGEQGYDRSLDESSQHYYEGGNSQYNQQQTLYQQSSGQQQPYSQQQYSSQQGYSGQPQGYGPSQGGSSQFSQYQQSQSQQYGSYRASQGGSGAQTQRPYSYEQGQYGNY